TGTTTGGTAAAATTAGCTTCGAGCTGGTAGCTTATAACTGATAGTTGACAGACTAATTGAAGTGTTTGGTAAAATTAGCGATTCAATTAgcttaaaatgtaaaataacattcttaattaaaaataaattttatcaactaatgcttaaaatattttaaaagtagttattcaaattttatttttttattaatttaaaatttatcaatctgatatatattttattttacattaaaataaataaataacttgctttaaaatactaattattttaatatttaaattataataaataaattataaagggTAAAAAAGATTTTAGTTACAATAGTAAGGgtaaaattggaagaaaaaatgaTAAGCTACTTTAATTAGCTtataaaaaaactctataaactATAAGCTATAAGTTCATAAATGACTGTTACCAAACAGAGCTTATAATCTATAAgctcattttttttacattgacAAACAGAGCCTGAATCTAAGTATTACCTTTTGGGAATGGTGCAGAAGATTTCCCACAGCTCTTGGTTACAATCTCTGTCTCAGCTGAAAGAACGAGATTTCCATCAGCATCAGTTCCCCAGAAGAAGGGAACACTCCCATCAGCATCCTGTAATGTAAAAGGCCACCACGTGGATGCCAGGTTAGAGAAGCAAACAATTGGCAAATGTGTCAGCAAAAAAGATGGACCAAGGATAACTCACCGCAGAAATAAACGCGGTTTTGGAGCCACTGTCGAACAGAATAAATGTAAATTTTCCTTGGAAATCTCTCACGACCTGAGCAGCAGGATAGGGACCACGATCTCTTAGAGTTCTGTACGCCTCTATGACAATGATCACTTCATTTGCAGTTTTGTTCAATCCATATTGTTGCTTAAGATTAGCAACATTATCAAGGTGGCCTTGAAACAAGCAGAATATGTCATCCACAACCGCAAACAGCCTAGCaacataagaaaaaaaacacgAATAATACATTCTCATGAAAAAGGAAATCTTTAAACATCTAAACGTCTTCCACAAAATCAGTTTTTAAGAATCTAACTCGATTTTCAGATATCGTGGTTTTGGTAATGAAGTATTTCAACATAGCTGAACAAAAATGAAAGATGAGAAATATCAGCTTAACATTAGAGATGAAAGATTAGGCAAGTATTGCTCTAAGGTCTAAGCTGAAAAGAACCCCTTGATATGTTACTTTTTATCTCATCGAAATTACAATAATATGAAACATATTGGTAGTTAGAAGTAAGAGTTGATATCATATTATGTGACCATAAGGTTACAAATGCAAGGTAAAGCTTCATACAATAGACCCACAATGGCCCTGACCTTTCCCTAAAACCTACTATTGTAGAAGCTTTATAGCACCAAATTGCCTTCGTTTTTTTACAGTAACAAGATGCAATAGAAAAAGGTCAAGGCCATGgtagaaagattaaaaaatgaGGACTTAATTGACATGCCCCGacagttttaaaaatatttaactttcatTATATCTATCTTAAAAGTTATACAAAGAATGGTTAATGATTGGTTGACAAAGTAAAAAGTTGTACACTGAAATTGTATCAAAACTAATCTCTAAATATGATACTTCAAAACTATCTTGGATTGTCTAGTACTACTGCTATAGATGTGGAGGAAGGACCAAAAGAACTGTGGGGATATACGAacaaaaattatagttttagaTTAGATCTGTTAAAGAACAGTAGTATTATTCAATTTCATAACACACCAAAAGAACAATACAATAGTATTAATTATAGTAACACATCAAGTTCTCAATCCAACAACAACATGCCAATGTTTTTTTTCCCAATATTAAACAACTCAGCACATCACAAGGACAACGAGTCACTAAATTAGGAACAAAAAATACCCCTAAGTCGTTGTTTGATTTAAGAACGACAAAGATAAGAACTTGTCCTTAATTAGATACTGGTACAGAATAACCTAACAGACACGAGGTTTAaacttataaaaacaaaataataataataatatacaaaataaagTTACCAACACGACAGGTGATGCAAATTGCAATGATACAAAAATAAAGGAACCCAAGAATAAAACCAGATAAAAATgggataaattttattatttaatccaaaataatggaaaaaattataaatgaagaAAAGGGGTAGTGTACCTTGGGAGAAGAGGGTTCTGTTGGTGAAGAGAATAGGCCAAGATACCCGATGGGCCAAGGTTAACGGTGACGGAACCAGGGTGAACAGATGAGAAGTGTTGGGCCAGAAATCCGTCATTCAAGGCTGACACAGAGTTTGACTCAGGACTCTGAAGACCCTCTGGGCTTTTCGCAACAGAATTGTCGAAAACCGCTAGCATTTTGAGTGGATCGTTGAATGGAATCTGAAGGAAAGTGAAGAATGGAGAGAAAGAAAGTACGCTGAAGAAGAAGGAGAGGAGAGGTTAATATAATAAGGTTGTTGTGCTGGTGCGTGGAAATAATCTCGATTACCTATTATACCCTTATGTTTTGGGATGATGTTTTAGATATACAAATAAAAGAGGAAGATATGatgatatatttgaaaatatgatgatatatttgaaaatgtgATATAAATTGCAAGAGAGAAAACGAATTGTAActcaagaaattaaaataagtcatgtcaatgttttatgattaaataaatgGTTGAtgtcatgtatatatataattaatgtttataatttataattcaattaataaatatcgatattgttatgattttatagttgtgtgagttaattataaaaaaatttatcattttttttaaataaaaaaatatatacactaTAAATCATAGATAGTAATTCACTTGCTTCACCAAAATAGTCGTAGCAACATTTCTTTGACGGTTCTCGCACTCGCACTCGTTTTTTTATCAAATGTGAAATTTAAACTTCATTTATGTTTATAattgtttggttttctgttCGCACTCACTCAttcacatatataaaataataaatttaaaagttaaatttattataatcaatataataaaataattattattatgtaataataaaatttaataaaaagttaattattttcttatagagaaaatttataattttaatatttaaaaaaatactaaacatattaaatatataaatatacatatataatttaaaaattactcaCAAGACAAATTCGactacaaaataaatatcaaacacCTTAAACCTATTTCTATCCTTAGTTTTAATTTCTAGAAAAACCTACCCTCAAACTAAAATTTCTCCGCCAAAATGTGTTTCTGTTAATTATCTCTAGACCAAAATATCCTAAATGAACTTCGTAAAAATCGAAGATGTTTGAATATAAGGATTTTTCTATAGTCAAGACTCGTGGTCCTACTTCTGTGTTTAGTGTTTAGTGTTTACACGTTTCAtggaattttatttatttattttgacaaaatctcgGAATAGAATGAGTTTCCTTTTTTtccagtttttttttaaacaaaatatcaaaaccGCAAGAAGATCACTATAATGAGAATGACTAACCTTGTAGGGTGAGTTTGTTTTAtggttttaaaatttatttttaggaaTTCTATtgttaaatgtattattttcataaatgtaCTTGGtaatttttaggattttttaataatttatttaatttgaaaatataaaattaaaacaaaaatagaataagGAAATAGAGGTAGGTGAATAATTATCCATGGTTGCATTTATCTATatggaaataaaaaatattagtttaaatgttgatttaatctctctaaattatttaattgcATTCTGTTCACTTCTTAATTTGACATTCAATTTTAATGATGCGGTAATTTAAGATGATATAGACATGTCTGTATATACGTGGAAGTCATATCATATATTTACttgtttattaattacttaatacatttttgataaaatattaaatataatttttaaaacaaaaattaaataaaaactgaaaaataaaagataaaaaagaataagATGAACCCTAAATCCAAATCTCCCAGCCAACAAAAGTACATTGTTTATGTTCACAGTCACACCAATGACATTGTTTCAATCAAGCAAATATTTATGttcactataaaataaaatctgaaTATAGCTTTTCCTTCTACGAATACATCTTGtttcttctaaaataaaatctaaaccgatgaagttaaaaaaatagatttcatATGTCAAAACAAGCAAAGCAGAGAAAGACTAATCAAACCAATTCATAATTCGAATAATTAGAATACACCTCTAAAAAAAACTagaatgcaaaaaaaaaaaaaatctgcatGAGTTACAAGTTCATCTTGGGAATTTTGAATCTAGACATTGGATAAAGCTTTTGAAGTCTGAAACAATGTCTTCAATTTAACATTTCTTCAACAAAACAATGTCCTCACTTGAACTC
The genomic region above belongs to Cicer arietinum cultivar CDC Frontier isolate Library 1 chromosome 4, Cicar.CDCFrontier_v2.0, whole genome shotgun sequence and contains:
- the LOC101498933 gene encoding stem-specific protein TSJT1 yields the protein MLAVFDNSVAKSPEGLQSPESNSVSALNDGFLAQHFSSVHPGSVTVNLGPSGILAYSLHQQNPLLPRLFAVVDDIFCLFQGHLDNVANLKQQYGLNKTANEVIIVIEAYRTLRDRGPYPAAQVVRDFQGKFTFILFDSGSKTAFISADADGSVPFFWGTDADGNLVLSAETEIVTKSCGKSSAPFPKGCFFTTLGGLSSFEHPLNELKPVPRVDSSGHVCGATFKVDADAKKEVIGMPRVGSAANWSNNI